In a genomic window of Bradyrhizobium sp. 195:
- a CDS encoding DUF6894 family protein codes for MPRFHFDYHEAERVTIDEVGQELQTADVARRMAMVALGEAVRDFTLAARPGSIAIVVRNNAGILLRVCALIDEAESW; via the coding sequence ATGCCGCGCTTTCATTTCGACTATCATGAAGCGGAACGCGTCACTATCGACGAGGTGGGCCAGGAACTGCAGACTGCCGATGTAGCCCGCAGGATGGCCATGGTTGCCTTGGGCGAAGCCGTGCGCGATTTTACCCTTGCTGCTCGTCCGGGCAGCATCGCGATTGTGGTTAGAAATAACGCCGGCATTCTCCTGAGAGTCTGTGCCCTCATTGACGAGGCTGAAAGCTGGTGA
- a CDS encoding Crp/Fnr family transcriptional regulator: MPHHKLIARLQAVGSLSEQDQLRLTRMPYKVKSVADGEYVVREGDKPGSCIVVINGFLSRQRVVNARNQISSFYLAGDMPDLPTLHLPIADSDLCSVGKSMIAAVPHSSLREMMNESPGLTHAFWRETLIHAAIYREWVENLGSRQALGRVAHLLCELAARMSFVGLADNGNFRLPLTQQDVADACGLSVVHVNRTIQELRNLALIEWESHNVTLLRPEELKAVAEFSSEYLHELDPSGG, encoded by the coding sequence ATGCCACATCACAAGCTAATAGCTCGCCTGCAGGCGGTCGGCAGTCTATCTGAACAAGATCAGCTCAGGCTCACGCGCATGCCGTACAAGGTGAAGTCCGTGGCAGATGGCGAATATGTGGTACGCGAGGGAGACAAGCCCGGTAGCTGCATCGTTGTGATTAACGGCTTTCTATCTCGGCAGAGAGTGGTGAATGCACGCAACCAGATTTCCTCGTTCTACCTGGCGGGGGACATGCCCGACTTGCCTACCCTGCATTTGCCGATCGCGGATTCTGATCTTTGCAGCGTGGGCAAGTCAATGATAGCCGCTGTGCCCCATTCATCTCTTAGAGAGATGATGAACGAGTCTCCGGGACTTACGCATGCTTTTTGGCGCGAGACGCTGATACACGCTGCCATCTACCGCGAATGGGTTGAAAATCTCGGATCGCGCCAGGCCCTGGGGAGGGTTGCGCATCTGCTTTGCGAGCTTGCCGCCCGCATGAGTTTCGTCGGGCTGGCGGACAACGGCAACTTCCGACTTCCTCTCACGCAGCAAGACGTTGCCGACGCATGTGGGCTTTCAGTAGTTCACGTGAACAGGACCATCCAGGAACTCAGGAACTTGGCACTCATTGAATGGGAAAGCCACAATGTGACGCTGCTCCGCCCAGAGGAATTAAAAGCTGTGGCCGAGTTCAGTTCTGAATATCTTCACGAGCTGGACCCAAGCGGAGGATGA
- a CDS encoding SIR2 family NAD-dependent protein deacylase has translation MNSSVGKKQVSSSKNILAGAIKRRQAILFVGAGVSMAVGLPSWQTLIDHLLKELELDSAVIDGMSDGYQMLAEFYRLKQGGMGPLRGWLDRNWKVATDKVSHSELHKLIVELDFPAIYTTNYDRNLETAFEVHHKPYAKIANAKHIADAAQGITHIIKYHGDFDDDASLVLTETDFLDRLSFDSPLDIKFRADALGRTILFIGYSMSDPNIRLLLHSIWQTWEKSGHKDDRPPSFVFMPASNPVQEAILAHWGITLLTPESGSCRSDSLTDFLADIRARIRDTDD, from the coding sequence ATGAACAGTTCGGTTGGAAAGAAACAAGTATCATCGTCCAAGAATATCTTGGCTGGTGCGATCAAGCGACGCCAGGCGATCCTGTTCGTTGGCGCAGGGGTTTCGATGGCTGTTGGGCTGCCGTCGTGGCAGACCCTGATAGACCATCTGTTAAAGGAGCTCGAACTCGATTCCGCGGTGATAGACGGAATGAGCGACGGCTATCAAATGCTCGCCGAATTCTATCGGCTGAAGCAGGGTGGAATGGGCCCGTTACGAGGCTGGCTTGATCGAAACTGGAAGGTCGCGACAGACAAAGTCTCGCACTCGGAGCTGCACAAACTCATTGTCGAACTCGACTTCCCGGCTATTTATACCACTAACTATGATCGAAACCTCGAGACAGCGTTCGAAGTCCACCATAAGCCTTATGCGAAGATTGCGAACGCCAAGCATATCGCAGACGCTGCCCAAGGCATTACGCATATAATTAAGTACCACGGTGATTTCGATGACGATGCATCACTGGTTCTTACCGAGACCGATTTTCTGGATCGACTATCCTTCGATTCACCGCTAGATATCAAATTCCGCGCGGATGCTCTCGGTCGCACCATTCTCTTCATTGGCTACAGCATGTCCGATCCCAATATCCGCCTGCTATTACATAGCATTTGGCAGACCTGGGAAAAATCAGGTCATAAGGACGATCGCCCGCCCTCGTTTGTGTTCATGCCAGCGTCTAACCCCGTGCAAGAGGCGATACTGGCACACTGGGGGATTACGCTTTTAACCCCCGAGAGCGGAAGCTGCCGGAGTGACTCATTGACGGATTTCCTTGCCGATATCCGTGCGAGAATTCGTGACACTGATGATTAA
- a CDS encoding DUF6894 family protein → MSLYFFDMLSTDGLAPDEEGLELSTMDDVQNEAAYALADMLRDDVRATMGNPTARELMIVVRDGSGPVLQARYSFEVMRLQ, encoded by the coding sequence ATGTCCCTGTATTTTTTCGATATGCTTAGTACTGACGGACTGGCGCCGGACGAAGAAGGACTGGAACTCTCAACCATGGACGACGTCCAAAATGAGGCGGCATATGCGCTCGCTGACATGCTGAGAGATGACGTGCGAGCGACCATGGGCAATCCAACCGCTCGTGAACTGATGATCGTCGTTCGCGATGGCAGCGGCCCCGTGTTGCAAGCGAGGTATTCTTTTGAGGTTATGCGATTACAGTAA
- a CDS encoding SDR family NAD(P)-dependent oxidoreductase, whose amino-acid sequence MRDKQLALVTGASTGIGLELAKCAAEAGFDLVIAADEVAIESAAAELRRLGGSVQAVQADLATTEGVDKLCAAAGSRPIDALLANAGVGLGKAFLDQDFQRIRRVVDTNITGTLYLIHRVGNEMLRRNSGRILITGSIAGFTPGSFQAVYNASKAFLDSFSFALREELRDSGVTVTCLMPGATETEFFRRADMMDTKVGTEKKDDARDVAKAGFSAMMSGESDVVTGMKNKLQTTIANVTPNEVLAKQHRKMAEPGTAKS is encoded by the coding sequence ATGCGAGACAAGCAACTCGCCCTGGTCACGGGAGCATCTACCGGCATAGGTCTGGAACTTGCGAAATGTGCCGCTGAAGCCGGCTTCGATCTCGTCATCGCCGCCGACGAGGTTGCTATTGAAAGCGCCGCGGCGGAGCTCCGCCGCCTCGGCGGCAGTGTCCAGGCGGTGCAGGCGGATCTGGCGACCACAGAGGGGGTGGACAAGTTGTGCGCAGCGGCCGGAAGCCGGCCGATCGACGCGCTGCTGGCGAATGCCGGCGTGGGTCTCGGCAAGGCCTTCCTCGACCAGGATTTCCAGCGCATCAGGCGTGTGGTGGACACCAATATCACGGGAACGCTCTATCTGATCCACCGGGTCGGCAACGAAATGCTCCGGCGCAATTCCGGACGTATCTTGATCACGGGATCGATCGCCGGCTTCACGCCGGGCAGTTTCCAGGCGGTCTACAACGCCAGCAAGGCCTTCCTGGATTCGTTCTCTTTCGCGCTGCGCGAGGAGCTTCGAGACAGCGGCGTCACCGTCACCTGTCTGATGCCGGGAGCGACCGAAACCGAATTCTTCCGCCGCGCCGACATGATGGACACCAAGGTCGGCACCGAGAAAAAGGACGACGCGCGTGATGTCGCGAAGGCCGGGTTCAGTGCCATGATGAGCGGGGAGTCCGACGTGGTCACCGGCATGAAGAACAAGCTCCAGACCACGATCGCGAACGTCACGCCCAACGAGGTGCTGGCCAAGCAGCATCGCAAGATGGCAGAGCCCGGCACGGCGAAGTCGTAG
- a CDS encoding zinc-dependent alcohol dehydrogenase has translation MKALVWHGKEDIRCDTVTDPEIQDPRDAIIKVTSCAICGSDLHLFHNFIPGMLPGDIMGHETMGEVVEVGSGVDGKIKKGDRVVVPFTIICGKCEQCKRGNFSVCETTNRKRHLADKVFGHTTAGLFGYTHLTGGYPGGQAEYLRVPYADATHIKVPAGIPDEQLLFLSDIFPTGWQAAVQCDIEPTDRVAIWGCGPVGQMAIRSAILLGANQVIAIDCLPERLSMAEAGGATTINFETESVVERLNELTDGKGPEKCIDCAGMEAHVMASQPDTLLDRAKQMVMLENDRPHVLREMIYVCRPGGIISVAGVYSGLSDMLPMGAFMNKGLTMRTGQTHVNRWTDDLLRRIEQGEIDPSFVITHTVPLEQGPEMYQVFRDKRDSCIKVVLKP, from the coding sequence ATGAAGGCGCTGGTTTGGCACGGCAAGGAGGACATACGGTGCGACACGGTCACCGACCCTGAGATCCAGGACCCCCGTGACGCCATCATCAAGGTCACGAGCTGCGCCATCTGCGGCTCCGACCTCCACCTCTTTCACAATTTCATCCCGGGGATGCTGCCGGGCGACATCATGGGCCACGAGACCATGGGCGAGGTCGTCGAGGTCGGTTCCGGTGTCGACGGCAAGATCAAGAAGGGCGACCGCGTCGTCGTGCCCTTCACCATCATTTGCGGCAAATGCGAGCAGTGCAAGCGCGGCAATTTCTCCGTCTGCGAAACCACCAACCGGAAGCGTCACCTCGCCGACAAGGTGTTCGGACACACGACGGCCGGCCTGTTCGGCTACACGCATCTGACCGGCGGTTATCCCGGCGGACAGGCCGAGTATCTGCGCGTGCCCTATGCCGACGCCACCCACATCAAGGTTCCAGCCGGCATCCCCGACGAGCAATTGCTGTTTCTCAGCGACATCTTCCCGACCGGCTGGCAGGCCGCCGTGCAATGCGACATCGAGCCGACCGACAGGGTCGCGATCTGGGGTTGCGGCCCGGTCGGGCAGATGGCGATCCGGAGCGCCATCCTGCTTGGCGCCAACCAGGTGATCGCGATCGACTGCCTGCCCGAGCGCCTCAGCATGGCGGAAGCCGGCGGGGCCACCACAATCAACTTCGAAACCGAAAGCGTGGTCGAGCGGCTCAACGAGCTGACCGACGGCAAGGGTCCGGAAAAATGCATCGATTGCGCCGGCATGGAGGCGCATGTGATGGCCTCGCAGCCGGATACGCTGCTCGATCGTGCCAAGCAGATGGTGATGCTCGAGAACGACCGCCCTCACGTTCTCCGCGAGATGATCTATGTCTGCCGTCCCGGCGGCATCATCTCGGTGGCCGGTGTCTACAGCGGCCTCTCCGACATGCTCCCGATGGGCGCGTTCATGAACAAGGGCCTGACGATGCGAACCGGTCAGACCCACGTCAATCGCTGGACCGATGATCTGCTCCGCCGCATCGAGCAGGGCGAGATCGATCCGTCGTTCGTCATCACCCATACCGTGCCGCTGGAGCAGGGACCGGAGATGTACCAGGTGTTCCGCGACAAGCGGGACTCCTGCATCAAGGTCGTGCTGAAACCCTGA
- a CDS encoding alpha-amylase family glycosyl hydrolase, whose translation MRHIQVKQGETAEATADRPWWHSATIYEIALISFQDSNGDGKGDLAGLLSRIDYLTWLGVDAVWLTPIYRSPFRDLGYDISDYCSIDPAFGTLDDFDLLVGRLHDAGIRLILDLVPNHTANDHAWFVESRSSRDNAKADWYVWADPAENGGPPNNWLSRFGGSAWEWCETRGQYYYHSFLVEQPDLNWRNPQVRAAIADVMRFWLDRGVDGFRVDASAVLIKDELLRDNPPNPDAGGKPPPQRLTPVFTDDRPETMQCIEDIRNVIDEYPGRLLCGEVQGKTDRIGHFYGNHRPRLHLPLNFALLDSPWNALSLQAAIDAYLNALPSQAWPVWVIGGHDKQRIASRIGEAQMRILAMLLMSLRGTPFFYMGDEIGRERVSIPPDRIRDPFEKLVPGYGLCRDPERAPMRWDDSPNGGFTDGRPWLPLGPSDSRNVAGEQRDDHSILALFRKLIALRREQPCLREGEQQPLRSQNDVFAFKRVWNGDEILVLLNICAEPRKWHGQGRGRLLMSTHLDRQPQPLPDGSVLLRGDEGVMIAVARP comes from the coding sequence ATGAGGCACATCCAAGTCAAACAAGGCGAAACCGCCGAAGCTACCGCGGATAGGCCGTGGTGGCACTCCGCGACAATCTACGAGATCGCGCTGATCTCATTTCAGGATTCCAACGGAGACGGCAAAGGCGATCTGGCAGGCCTGCTGTCGCGCATCGACTATCTGACGTGGCTCGGCGTCGACGCGGTGTGGCTGACGCCGATCTACCGAAGTCCATTCCGGGATCTCGGCTACGACATCTCGGATTATTGCTCCATCGATCCCGCCTTCGGCACGCTCGATGATTTCGACCTCCTTGTTGGTCGATTGCACGACGCCGGAATTCGACTCATTCTCGACCTCGTCCCCAACCACACCGCGAACGACCATGCCTGGTTCGTTGAAAGCCGCAGCTCTCGCGACAACGCGAAGGCAGATTGGTACGTCTGGGCCGATCCGGCCGAGAATGGTGGACCGCCCAACAATTGGCTGAGCCGCTTTGGCGGCAGCGCATGGGAATGGTGCGAGACGCGGGGTCAATACTACTATCATTCCTTTCTCGTCGAGCAGCCCGACCTGAACTGGCGCAACCCGCAGGTCCGTGCTGCGATCGCCGATGTCATGCGCTTCTGGCTCGACCGGGGCGTCGATGGCTTTCGCGTCGATGCAAGCGCGGTCCTGATCAAGGACGAACTCTTGCGCGACAATCCACCGAATCCGGACGCGGGGGGCAAGCCGCCGCCGCAGCGCCTGACGCCAGTGTTCACCGACGACCGTCCGGAGACGATGCAGTGCATCGAGGACATCAGGAACGTGATCGACGAATATCCGGGACGGCTGTTGTGCGGCGAAGTGCAAGGCAAGACCGACCGCATCGGCCATTTCTACGGCAACCACCGGCCGCGTCTGCACTTGCCGTTGAACTTCGCGCTGCTCGATTCGCCGTGGAATGCTCTGTCGCTGCAGGCGGCGATCGATGCCTATCTCAATGCCCTGCCCTCGCAAGCCTGGCCCGTATGGGTGATCGGCGGGCATGACAAGCAGAGGATCGCGAGCAGAATCGGCGAGGCGCAGATGCGCATCCTGGCGATGCTGCTGATGTCCCTGCGAGGAACGCCTTTCTTCTACATGGGCGACGAGATCGGCAGGGAGCGCGTCTCCATTCCCCCCGATCGTATCCGCGACCCCTTCGAGAAGCTGGTACCGGGCTATGGACTTTGCCGCGATCCGGAGCGCGCACCGATGCGTTGGGATGATAGCCCGAATGGCGGCTTCACCGACGGACGCCCATGGCTGCCGCTAGGTCCGAGCGACTCCAGGAATGTCGCCGGAGAGCAACGAGACGACCACTCGATCCTTGCCTTGTTTCGAAAGCTGATCGCGCTACGGCGGGAGCAGCCGTGCCTGCGCGAAGGCGAGCAGCAGCCGCTGCGTTCGCAGAATGACGTCTTTGCCTTCAAACGCGTGTGGAACGGAGACGAGATATTGGTCCTGCTCAACATCTGCGCCGAACCTCGGAAATGGCACGGGCAGGGTCGCGGCCGGCTGCTGATGTCCACGCACCTGGATCGCCAGCCCCAGCCGCTGCCGGACGGCTCCGTCCTCCTTCGCGGTGATGAAGGCGTGATGATCGCCGTTGCGCGCCCGTAA
- a CDS encoding CsbD family protein codes for MSKMKGLTQRISGKAKQAVGEIVGDQDLHEQGKVEADRGRDHPEIPGQPHPPKEPKH; via the coding sequence ATGAGCAAGATGAAGGGCCTGACGCAGCGGATCTCGGGTAAGGCGAAGCAGGCGGTCGGCGAAATCGTCGGAGATCAGGACCTGCACGAGCAAGGTAAGGTCGAGGCGGACCGCGGCCGTGACCATCCCGAGATACCGGGCCAGCCCCATCCGCCGAAGGAGCCCAAGCATTGA
- a CDS encoding DUF305 domain-containing protein, whose protein sequence is MTARGPSARQVDTSATPGEPSHRCRRWLSAAALGLISSTFSTVVSQLFAARIGRDAAVDWMTVAAIPARDWALSAEPSWSAILTGIAFHQWADFSWALVFFGVLGRWTADLRPLTILALALPWAVFSSAMEWFVLVPLLPFWQPLFTLQQPYWIGLLVHGSSAIMYPLFARLRWNGDHAPAQDLRFTDGWITGGVMTIVVLGTVALFGGLGYELPWVGRAKDADQTYIRHMSAHHAQGIELAQIAAERAQDPHLRKLAMLMIASQAGENRIFENWWLSWFDTQMPDCSKEERTAMPGFLTEAEMRQIKSAPVEFDPVFVELMSKHHRGAVKMADQMWHSRGDPRLRVMAHAIRHEQQGEIALMHRVRGTEAVATAFRNMLADNVN, encoded by the coding sequence GTGACAGCTCGCGGCCCGTCCGCACGGCAAGTCGATACGAGTGCAACGCCCGGCGAACCGTCGCACAGGTGCCGGCGGTGGCTTTCGGCCGCCGCGCTCGGTCTGATCAGCAGTACCTTCTCCACCGTCGTAAGCCAGCTCTTTGCCGCGCGGATCGGCCGGGACGCGGCTGTCGACTGGATGACCGTCGCGGCGATTCCCGCCCGCGACTGGGCGCTTAGCGCGGAGCCATCATGGAGCGCGATCCTCACCGGCATCGCATTTCATCAATGGGCCGATTTTTCCTGGGCGCTGGTCTTCTTTGGCGTGCTCGGCCGATGGACCGCCGACTTACGGCCGCTGACGATCCTGGCCCTCGCGCTACCCTGGGCCGTCTTCTCCTCGGCGATGGAATGGTTCGTGCTGGTGCCGCTGCTTCCATTCTGGCAACCGCTGTTCACGCTGCAGCAACCATATTGGATCGGCCTGCTCGTCCATGGCTCGTCTGCCATCATGTACCCGCTGTTTGCACGGCTGCGGTGGAACGGGGACCACGCTCCGGCGCAAGACCTGCGCTTTACCGACGGCTGGATCACCGGCGGAGTGATGACAATCGTCGTGCTCGGGACGGTCGCATTGTTCGGCGGTCTCGGCTACGAGCTACCCTGGGTCGGCCGCGCCAAGGATGCTGACCAGACCTATATCCGCCATATGAGTGCACACCACGCTCAGGGCATCGAGCTGGCACAGATCGCCGCCGAGCGAGCGCAGGATCCGCATCTGCGGAAGCTTGCGATGCTGATGATCGCGAGTCAGGCCGGCGAGAACCGGATCTTCGAGAACTGGTGGCTGAGCTGGTTCGACACCCAGATGCCGGACTGCAGCAAGGAGGAACGTACGGCCATGCCCGGGTTTCTGACCGAAGCCGAGATGCGGCAGATCAAATCCGCGCCGGTCGAGTTCGATCCGGTCTTCGTGGAATTGATGAGCAAGCATCACAGGGGGGCGGTGAAGATGGCCGATCAGATGTGGCATAGCCGCGGCGACCCCCGTCTGCGCGTCATGGCTCATGCCATTCGTCACGAGCAGCAGGGCGAGATTGCGCTGATGCATCGTGTGCGCGGCACGGAAGCGGTCGCCACGGCCTTCCGCAACATGCTGGCAGACAACGTCAATTGA
- a CDS encoding Crp/Fnr family transcriptional regulator yields MTKTEMTEPFLKRLRINTEIDEEDERAINSLPIATKRMANGELIASVGDRPTACCLVIDGFILRSKIVGTGQRQVLAFHQPGDVPDLQSLFLHIMDHDLTALGHCVLGFIPHGALRELIKRRPSVAQALWRETLTDAAIFREWICNIGQRDATSRVAHLVLELYARLKAIGRTDGLSFNFPATQTLFADAVGTSVVHMNRVVQELRNQRLLDFDRGRISILDEARLRKTADFDALYLHQDPSL; encoded by the coding sequence ATGACGAAAACGGAGATGACAGAACCTTTCTTGAAGCGGTTGAGGATCAACACCGAGATCGACGAGGAGGATGAGCGCGCGATCAACAGTCTCCCGATAGCCACCAAGCGGATGGCCAATGGTGAGCTCATCGCCTCCGTCGGTGATCGCCCTACCGCCTGCTGTCTGGTGATCGATGGATTTATTCTGCGGTCGAAGATTGTCGGCACGGGGCAGCGCCAAGTGCTGGCATTTCACCAGCCGGGTGACGTTCCCGATCTGCAGAGTTTGTTTCTGCACATCATGGATCACGACCTCACCGCTCTCGGCCATTGCGTGCTGGGTTTCATTCCCCATGGCGCGCTGCGAGAGCTCATAAAACGTCGGCCCAGCGTTGCCCAGGCCCTTTGGCGCGAAACCCTCACTGACGCCGCGATCTTCCGCGAATGGATCTGCAATATCGGCCAGCGGGATGCAACAAGCCGGGTGGCGCATCTCGTGCTCGAATTGTATGCGAGGCTGAAGGCGATCGGACGTACTGACGGCCTCTCCTTCAACTTTCCGGCAACTCAAACGCTGTTCGCCGACGCCGTCGGGACGAGCGTGGTGCATATGAATCGTGTAGTCCAGGAATTGCGCAATCAGCGTCTTCTGGACTTCGACAGGGGCCGCATTTCCATACTGGACGAAGCCAGACTAAGGAAAACGGCCGACTTCGACGCACTCTACCTTCACCAGGATCCGTCGCTCTGA
- a CDS encoding DUF6894 family protein, with protein sequence MRYYFDIQDDFLAVSDSEGIEYGSLEVVTKEAIIAATSIGRDVFTSKGSQVTLTVRDEHRPLFEMTLRMTRKELG encoded by the coding sequence ATGCGGTACTATTTCGACATCCAAGATGACTTTCTTGCGGTATCCGACAGCGAGGGAATCGAATATGGCAGCCTCGAAGTCGTGACCAAGGAAGCGATCATCGCCGCAACCTCGATCGGCAGGGACGTATTTACGTCCAAGGGATCACAGGTAACCTTGACCGTCAGAGACGAACACAGGCCTTTATTCGAAATGACCCTCAGGATGACCCGCAAGGAATTGGGCTGA
- a CDS encoding DUF1003 domain-containing protein, whose translation MQSELTYKTPPPDGMSPVLERNIRALVERRRREQAGATKQQKLADAITAFAGSMMFVYLHLVAFGFWIIANLRWIPGVTAWDPTFVVLGMIASVEAIFLSTFVLISQNRMAAEADKRADLDLQISLLAEHELTKVADVLNEVARRLQIDSKSQADLDEASRSIAPERVLDKIEETNRQ comes from the coding sequence ATGCAAAGCGAGCTGACTTACAAGACGCCGCCCCCGGATGGAATGAGCCCTGTTCTCGAACGGAATATTCGGGCGCTCGTCGAGCGCCGACGTCGCGAACAGGCCGGCGCCACCAAGCAACAGAAGCTGGCCGACGCCATTACCGCGTTTGCGGGCAGCATGATGTTTGTCTATCTCCATCTCGTGGCGTTCGGCTTCTGGATCATCGCAAATTTGCGATGGATTCCGGGGGTGACGGCGTGGGATCCGACCTTCGTCGTGCTGGGCATGATTGCGTCGGTCGAAGCCATCTTTCTTTCGACGTTCGTCCTGATCTCCCAGAACCGGATGGCCGCCGAGGCCGACAAGCGGGCGGATCTTGATCTGCAGATCAGCCTGCTGGCCGAGCATGAGCTTACCAAGGTGGCCGATGTGCTCAACGAGGTCGCGCGCCGCCTGCAAATTGACTCCAAGTCTCAGGCAGATCTCGACGAAGCGTCCCGCAGCATCGCTCCCGAACGCGTACTGGACAAGATCGAGGAAACGAACCGGCAGTGA
- a CDS encoding manganese catalase family protein, which produces MQEMLSYLIAHDTVHQQQWLAVIDDMGADAALPIPNNFDRSKEATEFSYMFMGTEHHAASIQPGRYCEGSSIDGRGEFSFRAGFEPLVEEPVPGPARPDSGAQVEQMKEPPVTHALTLMVPSASRPPPMGEVAIIACPPQLRTAPLPLPAHPNRARFWEQRGTCRARFRFYGFRAPEYSGLRECCTA; this is translated from the coding sequence ATGCAGGAGATGCTGAGCTATCTCATCGCCCACGACACCGTGCATCAGCAGCAATGGCTCGCGGTGATCGACGACATGGGCGCCGATGCCGCGCTGCCGATTCCCAACAATTTCGATCGCAGCAAGGAGGCGACGGAATTCAGCTACATGTTCATGGGGACCGAACACCACGCAGCCTCGATCCAGCCGGGGCGCTATTGCGAGGGGTCTTCGATCGACGGTCGGGGTGAATTCAGCTTCCGCGCCGGGTTCGAACCTCTCGTCGAAGAGCCGGTTCCGGGGCCGGCGCGGCCCGACAGCGGCGCGCAAGTGGAACAGATGAAAGAACCGCCGGTGACCCATGCGCTGACGCTGATGGTGCCGAGCGCGAGCCGTCCGCCCCCAATGGGCGAGGTGGCGATAATCGCTTGCCCCCCGCAACTTCGAACCGCCCCTCTCCCCCTTCCGGCTCATCCCAACCGCGCGAGATTCTGGGAACAACGTGGAACCTGCCGCGCGAGATTTCGTTTTTATGGCTTCAGGGCTCCGGAATATTCAGGGCTCCGGGAATGTTGCACCGCCTGA
- a CDS encoding Crp/Fnr family transcriptional regulator, translating to MLHRLTLKGRSYEELRQLAAERRTLATSEEGHLRALLLNEAALLDFYAELRAWMERTPPSEGGAQFAAATLAPSGAFDLSPLLGTLGRRMGLSIADQQALLSIVHVRNVVKDEMIIEEGAGPVPLLLLCSGVARATRTLEDGGQQIVALCLPGDPLNPGDFILGRSGISISTFSPALVLSVSAAELLPILEQRPAIVRGLWRETAWRASVQREWLIWLGRKPAEARLAHLLCEIACRSVSSRRETDDVEFPLTQRELGDVLGLSTVHVNRVLQQLRNSKLVDFSRGRLVIRDRAGLYQAAEFDPAYLEIPAGEGNG from the coding sequence ATGTTGCACCGCCTGACACTCAAAGGCCGATCCTATGAAGAGCTTCGTCAACTCGCTGCCGAGCGGCGGACGCTTGCGACGTCCGAGGAGGGTCATCTCCGAGCGCTGCTTCTGAACGAGGCGGCGCTGCTGGACTTCTACGCCGAGTTGCGCGCGTGGATGGAGCGCACTCCGCCATCCGAAGGAGGTGCTCAATTCGCAGCCGCAACCTTGGCTCCGTCAGGCGCTTTCGATCTGTCTCCCTTGTTGGGCACCTTGGGCCGCCGAATGGGCCTGTCGATCGCAGACCAGCAGGCTCTGCTCTCGATTGTGCATGTGCGAAATGTCGTCAAGGACGAAATGATCATCGAAGAAGGAGCGGGCCCTGTGCCGCTGCTCCTGCTGTGCAGTGGGGTGGCCCGTGCCACCCGCACCCTGGAAGACGGCGGCCAGCAGATCGTCGCACTATGTCTCCCTGGCGATCCGCTCAATCCAGGAGACTTCATTCTGGGTCGGTCCGGAATTTCAATCAGCACGTTCTCGCCGGCTCTGGTCCTGTCGGTTTCGGCGGCCGAGTTGCTTCCGATCCTGGAACAGCGGCCGGCCATCGTACGGGGCCTCTGGCGCGAGACGGCATGGCGGGCTTCCGTTCAAAGGGAATGGCTGATCTGGCTGGGCCGGAAACCGGCCGAGGCGCGCCTCGCTCATCTCCTATGTGAGATCGCTTGTCGTTCGGTCAGCAGCCGAAGGGAGACCGACGATGTCGAATTCCCGCTAACGCAGCGCGAACTCGGCGACGTCCTTGGGCTCTCGACCGTGCACGTCAACAGGGTCCTGCAACAACTGCGAAACAGCAAGCTGGTTGATTTCAGCCGGGGCCGGCTCGTCATCCGCGACCGGGCGGGGCTTTATCAGGCTGCTGAATTCGACCCGGCCTATCTCGAAATACCTGCGGGGGAGGGTAACGGTTGA
- a CDS encoding DUF6894 family protein codes for MPLFFFDFTSGGTTEADDVGTEFPSLEEAYLDACRSALEISFEKLRARCDPNLDSVEILDAERHSLMQVPFSDVLRPKPPRLSAARNQSHGQSGNQLIESCNQQLTRGKRLKAEIQEELRKMRTTSGAIHVQLERLKRRAG; via the coding sequence ATGCCGCTTTTCTTCTTCGACTTTACCTCGGGCGGAACGACCGAGGCGGACGATGTCGGGACGGAATTCCCCTCGCTGGAAGAGGCCTATCTCGACGCGTGCCGTTCGGCTCTGGAAATATCGTTTGAGAAGCTCCGGGCGCGCTGCGATCCGAATCTCGATTCCGTGGAGATACTTGATGCCGAGCGCCACTCCCTGATGCAGGTGCCGTTCTCGGACGTTTTGCGCCCGAAGCCGCCACGGCTGTCTGCGGCTCGGAATCAGAGTCACGGGCAGAGCGGCAATCAGCTCATTGAGTCCTGCAACCAGCAACTGACCCGCGGCAAACGCCTCAAGGCTGAGATTCAGGAGGAGTTGAGAAAGATGCGTACAACGTCGGGTGCTATTCACGTACAGCTGGAGCGTCTGAAGAGGCGCGCCGGCTAA